The following coding sequences lie in one Arachis stenosperma cultivar V10309 chromosome 5, arast.V10309.gnm1.PFL2, whole genome shotgun sequence genomic window:
- the LOC130982871 gene encoding secoisolariciresinol dehydrogenase-like, with product MAGFSHFPHFAKRLEGKVALITGGARGLGECMTRLFCKNGAKVVIADIRDQQGLALQDGIGAQFATYTHCDVTKETDVENAVNIAISNYQKLDIIVNNAAAIDDYRNPSIINNDVSEFEHVLRVNITGPFLGIKHAARVMIPEKKGSIVNVGSVSSSVGGIATHAYTSSKHGLIGLTKNAAADLGKFGIRVNCLSPYFIANDAGKEFFKLDEEGCLNVYSNLKGVHLMEEDVAQAAVYLASDESKYISGHNLAVDGGFTTINPIFGVFSQS from the exons ATGGCAGGCTTTTCACATTTCCCACATTTTGCAAAAAG ACTTGAAGGAAAGGTGGCTTTGATTACTGGAGGGGCTAGAGGCCTTGGTGAGTGCATGACAAGGCTGTTCTGCAAAAATGGCGCCAAGGTTGTGATTGCCGACATTCGAGACCAACAAGGACTCGCCCTCCAAGATGGCATAGGAGCTCAATTCGCAACCTATACACACTGCGACGTAACAAAAGAAACCGATGTTGAGAATGCAGTTAACATAGCAATATCAAACTATCAAAAGCTAGACATAATTGTGAACAACGCTGCAGCAATAGATGATTATCGTAATCCTAGCATTATAAACAATGATGTATCCGAATTCGAGCACGTTCTTAGAGTTAACATCACAGGACCTTTCTTGGGAATCAAGCATGCAGCTAGAGTGATGATTCCAGAGAAAAAGGGTAGTATTGTAAATGTAGGGAGTGTAAGTTCAAGCGTTGGAGGGATTGCAACTCATGCATACACAAGCTCCAAACATGGCTTAATTGGACTCACAAAGAATGCAGCTGCTGATCTTGGCAAATTTGGGATAAGAGTGAATTGCTTGTCTCCTTACTTTATTGCAAATGATGCAGGTAAAGAGTTCTTCAAACTTGATGAGGAAGGGTGCTTAAATGTTTATTCAAATCTGAAAGGTGTTCATTTGATGGAAGAAGATGTAGCACAAGCTGCAGTGTATTTGGCTAGTGATGAGTCGAAGTACATTAGTGGTCATAATCTAGCCGTGGATGGTGGTTTTACTACAATCAATCCAATTTTTGGTGTGTTCTCACAATCTTAA